The Lysobacter gummosus genome includes a region encoding these proteins:
- the purF gene encoding amidophosphoribosyltransferase gives MCGILGIVGNTDVAAQLYDGLTVLQHRGQDAAGIATADGARLRVHKGNGLVSDVFDEKAMRLLEGRVGIGHCRYPTAGSEGSDEAQPFYVNSPYGIALAHNGNLINTDTLRREVFEQDRRNVNTESDSEVLLNVFAHELDRQRVLTAEAAFGAIEGVNRRCIGGYAVVATVLGLGLIAFRDPHGIRPLVLGKRNTGGQDEYAVASESVALDLLGFERLRDVRPGEGIVINARGEMFSRQCAQPRQHAPCIFEYVYFARPDSMMDDVSVHKARMRMGQTLGEKILRLRPQHDIDVVIPIPDTSRDSALEIANTLGVKYREGFIKNRYVGRTFIMPGQGERAKSVRRKLNPIPLEFRNRVVLLVDDSIVRGTTSRQIVQMARDAGARKVYLASAAPPVRFPNIYGIDMPSTDELVAHGRTDDEVQTLLGCDWLIYQDLDALEQAVSGPKHRIDHFDSSCFNGEYVTGVEPGYFERIQQLRSDEAKKTRRAS, from the coding sequence ATGTGCGGCATTCTCGGTATCGTCGGCAACACGGATGTCGCCGCTCAGCTCTACGACGGACTCACGGTGCTGCAGCATCGCGGCCAGGATGCGGCCGGCATCGCCACCGCCGACGGCGCGCGCCTGCGCGTGCACAAGGGCAACGGTCTGGTCAGCGACGTGTTCGACGAAAAGGCCATGCGCCTGCTCGAAGGCCGGGTCGGCATCGGCCATTGCCGCTACCCGACCGCGGGCAGCGAGGGCTCCGACGAGGCGCAGCCGTTCTACGTCAACTCGCCCTACGGCATCGCCCTGGCCCACAACGGCAACCTGATCAACACCGACACTTTGCGCCGCGAAGTGTTCGAACAGGATCGCCGCAACGTCAACACCGAATCCGATTCGGAAGTGCTGCTCAACGTGTTCGCGCACGAGCTCGACCGCCAGCGCGTGCTGACCGCCGAGGCCGCGTTCGGCGCGATCGAAGGCGTCAACCGCCGCTGCATCGGCGGCTACGCGGTGGTCGCCACCGTGCTCGGCCTGGGCCTGATCGCGTTCCGCGACCCGCACGGCATCCGCCCGCTGGTGCTGGGCAAGCGCAACACCGGCGGCCAGGACGAATATGCGGTCGCGTCCGAATCGGTGGCGCTGGACCTGCTCGGCTTCGAACGCCTGCGCGACGTGCGTCCGGGCGAGGGCATCGTGATCAACGCGCGCGGCGAGATGTTCTCGCGCCAGTGCGCGCAGCCGCGCCAGCACGCGCCGTGCATCTTCGAATACGTGTACTTCGCCCGCCCCGACTCGATGATGGACGACGTCTCCGTGCACAAGGCGCGCATGCGCATGGGCCAGACGCTCGGCGAGAAGATCCTGCGCCTGCGTCCGCAGCACGACATCGACGTGGTCATCCCGATTCCCGATACCTCGCGCGACTCGGCCCTGGAAATCGCCAACACCCTGGGCGTGAAGTACCGCGAAGGCTTCATCAAGAACCGCTACGTCGGCCGCACCTTCATCATGCCCGGGCAGGGCGAGCGGGCCAAGTCGGTGCGGCGCAAGCTCAATCCGATTCCGCTGGAATTCCGCAATCGCGTCGTGCTCCTGGTCGATGACTCGATCGTGCGCGGCACCACCTCGCGCCAGATCGTGCAGATGGCGCGCGACGCCGGCGCGCGCAAGGTGTACCTGGCCTCGGCCGCGCCGCCGGTGCGTTTCCCGAACATCTACGGCATCGACATGCCCTCGACCGACGAACTGGTCGCGCATGGCCGCACCGACGACGAAGTGCAGACGCTGCTGGGTTGCGACTGGCTGATCTATCAGGACCTCGACGCGCTGGAGCAGGCGGTGTCCGGTCCCAAGCACCGCATCGACCATTTCGATTCCTCGTGCTTCAACGGCGAATACGTCACCGGCGTGGAACCGGGCTATTTCGAGCGCATCCAGCAACTGCGCTCGGACGAAGCCAAGAAGACCCGCCGCGCCTCGTAA
- a CDS encoding CvpA family protein: protein MTAVDWGLLIIVGLSALLGMARGLIGVAVSLAAWLLAGLGAFLFGGDVGRSLTDGHLGWGAYLGGYALSFAVIWVGVGLIGMVIRRVAHSYGLSEMDRLMGLGLGAVRGVIFACMAMVFAAMTTLPRERAWRDSGLAAVLMPGAQLMRSALPDAMARKVDLEGRGTSLQATVQAEAQDLEKNLKSKVPGGALPGGFTDAMAGSLGGLGRGNAQGNAQGDPREPMGVLPEPVGEQQSGDLSGLTGLLPGAMRDLLPKTGQNRAEGNQIEGDPAQVDDRRRDDKQVH from the coding sequence ATGACGGCTGTGGATTGGGGATTGCTGATTATCGTCGGCCTGTCGGCGCTGCTGGGCATGGCCCGCGGCCTGATCGGCGTGGCGGTGTCGCTGGCGGCGTGGTTGCTGGCCGGCCTGGGCGCATTCCTGTTCGGCGGCGACGTCGGCCGCAGCCTGACCGACGGCCACCTGGGCTGGGGCGCCTACCTGGGCGGCTACGCGTTGAGCTTCGCGGTGATCTGGGTCGGCGTCGGCCTGATCGGCATGGTGATCAGACGAGTCGCGCATTCCTACGGTCTGTCGGAGATGGACCGGCTGATGGGCCTGGGCCTGGGCGCGGTGCGCGGGGTGATTTTCGCCTGCATGGCGATGGTGTTCGCGGCCATGACCACGCTGCCGCGCGAACGCGCCTGGCGCGACTCGGGCCTGGCCGCGGTGCTGATGCCCGGCGCCCAGCTGATGCGCAGCGCCTTGCCCGACGCGATGGCGCGCAAGGTCGATCTGGAAGGCCGCGGCACCTCGCTGCAAGCCACCGTCCAGGCCGAGGCGCAGGATCTGGAAAAGAATCTGAAGAGCAAAGTCCCGGGCGGAGCGCTGCCGGGTGGTTTCACCGACGCCATGGCCGGCAGCCTGGGCGGCCTGGGCCGCGGCAACGCGCAGGGCAACGCCCAGGGCGATCCGCGCGAACCGATGGGCGTATTGCCCGAACCGGTCGGCGAGCAGCAATCGGGCGACCTGTCCGGCCTGACCGGTCTGCTGCCCGGCGCGATGCGCGATTTGCTGCCAAAAACTGGGCAGAACCGCGCCGAAGGCAACCAGATCGAGGGCGATCCGGCCCAGGTCGATGACAGGCGGCGCGACGACAAACAGGTGCATTGA
- a CDS encoding ferritin-like domain-containing protein — protein MSSSKSLFDAARACLDADTPQAKVELTFACAQAYARGELCIPDDAPAPEPIRMPGRPARPALVHPRELPKRGFGTAEGRAAFVHAIAHIEFNAIDLGWDAVYRFRGLPAQFYADWVGVANDEARHFSLLRERLRELGFDYGDFDAHNGLWEMAEKTAHDGLARMALVPRVLEARGLDVTPGMIVKLRSLGDSATVAILETILREEVAHVAAGSRWYRWYCERAGIDPVPRFRELLAEYARAVLYGPFNFEARSAAGFDDEELRMLEAFVAR, from the coding sequence ATGTCGAGTTCGAAGTCGCTGTTCGACGCCGCGCGCGCCTGCCTCGACGCCGATACGCCGCAGGCCAAGGTCGAACTGACCTTCGCCTGCGCGCAGGCCTACGCGCGCGGCGAACTGTGTATTCCCGACGACGCGCCGGCGCCCGAACCCATTCGCATGCCCGGCCGCCCCGCGCGGCCGGCGCTGGTGCATCCGCGCGAGTTGCCCAAGCGCGGCTTCGGCACCGCCGAGGGCCGCGCCGCGTTCGTGCACGCGATCGCGCACATCGAATTCAACGCCATCGACCTGGGCTGGGACGCGGTCTATCGCTTCCGCGGCCTGCCGGCGCAGTTCTATGCCGACTGGGTCGGCGTCGCCAACGACGAAGCGCGCCACTTCAGCCTGTTGCGCGAGCGCCTGCGCGAGCTGGGTTTCGACTACGGCGATTTCGACGCCCATAACGGCTTGTGGGAAATGGCCGAGAAGACCGCGCACGACGGCCTGGCGCGCATGGCGCTGGTGCCGCGCGTGCTGGAAGCGCGCGGCCTGGACGTGACGCCGGGGATGATCGTCAAGCTGCGTTCGCTCGGCGACAGCGCCACGGTGGCGATCCTGGAAACGATCCTGCGCGAGGAAGTCGCCCACGTCGCCGCCGGTTCGCGTTGGTATCGCTGGTACTGCGAACGCGCCGGAATCGACCCGGTGCCGCGTTTCCGCGAACTGCTGGCCGAATACGCGCGCGCGGTGTTGTATGGGCCGTTCAACTTCGAAGCGCGCAGCGCGGCGGGGTTCGACGATGAGGAACTGCGGATGCTCGAGGCGTTCGTGGCGCGCTGA
- a CDS encoding histidine phosphatase family protein: MRILLARHGETPWNAEGRYQGQEDIALSPVGETQARALGARLREVSITRAVASPLSRARHTAQFALGEERASMLKLDPGLMEIAHGTWEGLLASEIRERDGDRLRAWRDTPHEVLMPGGESIVHVLDRAWPAFARACEGLQADDTLLVVAHDAVNRVLLCKILGIPLAKLWTFRQAPTTLNLLEGDDVDHLDVVRLNDCSHHTALFGEAVHRAL; encoded by the coding sequence ATGCGAATTTTGTTAGCCCGTCACGGCGAGACGCCGTGGAATGCCGAAGGCCGCTATCAGGGGCAGGAAGACATCGCCCTGTCGCCGGTCGGCGAAACCCAGGCGCGTGCGCTCGGCGCGCGCCTGCGCGAAGTCTCCATCACCCGCGCGGTGGCCTCGCCGCTGTCGCGCGCGCGCCACACCGCCCAGTTCGCGCTCGGCGAAGAACGCGCCTCGATGCTCAAGCTCGATCCGGGCCTGATGGAAATCGCCCACGGCACCTGGGAAGGCTTGCTGGCCAGCGAAATCCGCGAGCGCGACGGCGACCGCCTGCGCGCCTGGCGCGATACCCCGCACGAGGTGCTGATGCCCGGCGGCGAATCGATCGTGCACGTGCTCGATCGCGCCTGGCCGGCGTTCGCGCGCGCCTGCGAAGGCCTGCAGGCCGACGACACCTTGCTGGTGGTCGCCCACGACGCGGTCAATCGCGTGTTGCTGTGCAAGATACTCGGCATCCCGCTGGCCAAGCTGTGGACGTTCCGGCAGGCGCCGACCACGTTGAATCTGCTCGAAGGCGACGACGTCGATCATCTGGACGTGGTGCGGCTCAACGATTGCAGCCATCACACGGCGTTGTTCGGCGAGGCGGTGCATCGGGCCTTGTGA
- a CDS encoding SPOR domain-containing protein, whose product MEPALKQRLIGAMVLIALAVIFLPMLIKGPAPQSGASDVPLTLPDQPQAGDTETRELPLVTPGDAPQGGMVGMEHPTPADAGAQPAGDGQTLPTVDTAAGRQDTMMRPSTAGGDYAVSFGSYASSSDADRVIAALQAARLPGYQETAAGANGRTVYRVRIGPFATQADAEAARLSSTKVRNDIGAKVVVLNADAADLASPAATPSKPEAAVSKPEPIKPAPPVAQAAKPEPVKPAPTAAAKPEPVKPAPPVAQAPKPAATKAVKIEPLPAETPKPAPVAAKPAEPAKPAAAGTGFAVQLGAFGNADEANKLRDRARAAGFSAFVEQVRTDKGTLNRVRIGPVVNRADADKLKAQVAGKLGIGDALVKPHP is encoded by the coding sequence ATGGAACCTGCCCTGAAACAGCGATTGATCGGTGCGATGGTGCTGATCGCACTGGCGGTCATCTTCCTGCCCATGCTGATCAAGGGTCCCGCGCCGCAGAGTGGCGCGTCCGATGTTCCGCTGACCCTGCCCGACCAGCCGCAAGCCGGCGATACCGAAACCCGCGAACTGCCCCTGGTCACCCCCGGCGACGCGCCGCAGGGCGGCATGGTCGGCATGGAGCATCCGACCCCGGCCGATGCCGGCGCGCAGCCGGCCGGCGACGGCCAGACGCTGCCGACGGTCGATACCGCGGCCGGACGCCAGGACACGATGATGCGTCCGTCCACCGCCGGCGGCGATTACGCGGTGAGTTTCGGCAGCTACGCCAGCTCCAGCGACGCCGACCGGGTGATCGCCGCGCTGCAGGCCGCGCGTTTGCCGGGTTATCAGGAAACCGCCGCGGGCGCCAACGGCCGCACCGTGTACCGGGTGCGGATCGGGCCGTTCGCGACCCAGGCCGACGCCGAAGCCGCGCGCCTGAGCTCGACCAAGGTCCGCAACGACATCGGCGCCAAGGTCGTGGTGCTCAACGCCGACGCGGCCGATCTGGCTTCGCCGGCGGCCACGCCCAGCAAGCCCGAGGCCGCGGTATCCAAGCCGGAACCGATCAAGCCCGCGCCGCCCGTGGCCCAGGCCGCCAAGCCCGAGCCGGTCAAGCCCGCGCCGACTGCGGCCGCCAAGCCCGAACCGGTCAAGCCCGCGCCGCCCGTCGCCCAGGCGCCCAAGCCCGCCGCGACCAAGGCGGTCAAGATCGAACCGCTGCCGGCCGAGACGCCCAAGCCGGCGCCGGTCGCCGCCAAACCGGCCGAGCCGGCCAAGCCCGCCGCCGCCGGCACCGGTTTCGCGGTACAGCTCGGCGCGTTCGGCAACGCCGATGAGGCGAACAAATTACGCGACCGCGCGCGCGCGGCCGGTTTCAGCGCATTCGTCGAACAGGTCCGCACCGACAAGGGCACGCTCAACCGCGTGCGCATCGGTCCGGTGGTCAACCGCGCCGATGCCGACAAGCTCAAGGCCCAGGTCGCGGGCAAGCTCGGGATCGGCGACGCCCTGGTCAAACCGCATCCGTGA
- a CDS encoding energy transducer TonB, whose product MFEFACGCAVWLAVLFAAPVAAQSILPGAGIAPMPSGCPGGGQSMPPPKYPTEIYGASGTVTLVLDLDRCGQVDQLWIETDSGYQALDRAAIETATKWRLTPEFRDGVAVPSRVRVPVDFAPPSPQQLADHQARAQAKWDLVWSLAQVPEVAAARDGSVDGFVPDASPMDEGSATELLSLMDGARREGREVPGGELGWPAVRVTNDRGAFQWLLIEDSHPAAPSLIRQRLVSDGKKSFYASRILCGAAKPSDCAKLEKMVRKWPRQQPGDPLPQKVSAPPRRTPSEHPLGRSRLVPEDPNHPTDPAARPAWQRG is encoded by the coding sequence GTGTTCGAATTCGCATGCGGGTGCGCGGTGTGGCTGGCCGTGCTGTTCGCCGCGCCGGTGGCGGCGCAATCGATTCTTCCCGGCGCCGGCATTGCGCCGATGCCATCCGGCTGTCCGGGCGGTGGGCAGTCGATGCCGCCGCCGAAGTATCCGACCGAGATCTACGGGGCCAGCGGCACGGTGACGCTGGTGTTGGATCTCGACCGCTGCGGTCAGGTCGATCAGCTCTGGATCGAGACCGATTCGGGTTACCAGGCGCTCGACCGCGCCGCGATCGAGACGGCAACGAAATGGCGCCTGACGCCCGAGTTCCGCGACGGCGTCGCGGTGCCGTCGCGGGTGCGCGTACCGGTCGACTTCGCCCCGCCTTCGCCGCAGCAGTTGGCCGACCATCAGGCCCGCGCGCAGGCCAAGTGGGACCTGGTCTGGTCGCTGGCGCAGGTGCCTGAAGTGGCCGCCGCGCGCGACGGCAGCGTCGATGGTTTCGTGCCCGATGCCTCGCCGATGGATGAGGGCAGTGCGACCGAGTTGCTGTCCTTGATGGACGGTGCGCGGCGCGAAGGCCGCGAGGTGCCCGGCGGCGAACTGGGCTGGCCGGCGGTGCGCGTCACCAACGACCGCGGCGCATTCCAGTGGCTGTTGATCGAGGACAGTCATCCGGCCGCGCCCTCGCTGATCCGCCAGCGTCTGGTCAGCGACGGGAAGAAATCCTTCTACGCCAGCCGTATTTTGTGTGGCGCGGCCAAGCCCTCGGACTGCGCGAAGCTGGAGAAGATGGTGCGGAAGTGGCCGCGGCAACAACCGGGCGATCCGCTGCCGCAGAAGGTGTCCGCGCCGCCGCGGCGAACCCCGTCGGAGCATCCGCTCGGCCGCTCGCGGCTGGTCCCGGAAGATCCCAACCATCCCACCGATCCGGCGGCGCGTCCGGCGTGGCAGCGCGGCTGA
- the folC gene encoding bifunctional tetrahydrofolate synthase/dihydrofolate synthase produces MQRTLADWLSYIERIHPKSIDMGLERIRIVWQRLGLQRPGREVITVGGTNGKGSTVAFIEAIARAGGRKVGAYTSPHLLAYNERIRIDGRDAGDADIVAAFEAIEAARLGGGEDAQIALTYFEYGTLAALWLFERAGLDLAILEVGLGGRLDATNLVDPDVAVVTTVDLDHQDYLGEDRESIGFEKAGIARAFKPLVLGDDDPPSSVLRHAYAIGASALRAGCDFFFEAGDDGAHWRWREVGYEAELPMPALSAPVQLRNAAVAIAALRALERAPSDEELAQGVAAARVAGRLQRFERGGIEILLDVGHNPQAARALAAWLAAQPARRTHAVFAALGDKDAPGVVAALAGPVDAWHLAGLADSGPRGVSVEAFAERLRDTAAGEGSRHADVGSALAAATAQAHAGERILVFGSFHTAAAALEWLAAHPD; encoded by the coding sequence ATGCAACGCACTCTCGCCGACTGGCTCTCCTACATCGAACGCATCCACCCCAAGTCCATCGACATGGGGCTGGAGCGCATCCGCATCGTCTGGCAACGCCTGGGCCTGCAACGCCCGGGCCGCGAGGTGATCACCGTCGGCGGCACCAACGGCAAGGGCTCGACGGTGGCCTTCATCGAGGCGATCGCGCGCGCCGGCGGCCGCAAGGTCGGCGCCTACACCTCGCCGCATTTGCTGGCCTATAACGAGCGCATCCGCATCGACGGGCGCGACGCCGGCGATGCCGACATCGTCGCCGCGTTCGAAGCCATCGAAGCCGCGCGCCTGGGCGGCGGCGAGGATGCGCAGATCGCGCTGACGTATTTCGAATACGGCACCCTGGCCGCGCTGTGGCTGTTCGAACGCGCCGGGCTGGATCTGGCGATCCTGGAAGTCGGCCTGGGCGGGCGCCTGGACGCGACCAACCTCGTCGATCCCGACGTGGCGGTGGTCACCACCGTCGATCTGGATCATCAGGATTACCTCGGCGAGGACCGCGAAAGCATCGGCTTCGAGAAGGCCGGCATCGCCCGCGCGTTCAAGCCGCTGGTGCTGGGCGACGACGATCCGCCATCGAGCGTGTTGCGCCATGCCTATGCGATCGGCGCCTCGGCGCTGCGCGCGGGCTGCGATTTCTTCTTCGAGGCCGGCGACGACGGCGCGCATTGGCGCTGGCGCGAAGTCGGCTATGAGGCCGAACTGCCGATGCCGGCACTGAGCGCGCCGGTGCAGCTGCGCAACGCCGCGGTCGCGATCGCCGCGCTGCGCGCGCTGGAGCGCGCGCCCAGCGACGAGGAACTGGCGCAAGGCGTGGCCGCGGCGCGGGTGGCCGGACGGCTGCAGCGCTTCGAACGCGGCGGGATCGAGATCCTGCTCGATGTCGGCCACAACCCGCAGGCCGCGCGCGCGCTGGCGGCGTGGCTGGCGGCGCAGCCGGCGCGGCGCACGCATGCGGTGTTCGCCGCGCTCGGCGACAAGGACGCGCCCGGCGTGGTCGCGGCGCTGGCCGGGCCGGTCGATGCCTGGCATCTGGCCGGTCTGGCCGACAGCGGCCCGCGCGGGGTGAGCGTGGAGGCCTTCGCCGAACGCCTGCGCGATACCGCGGCAGGCGAGGGCAGCCGCCATGCCGACGTCGGCTCGGCGCTGGCGGCGGCCACCGCGCAGGCCCATGCCGGCGAGCGCATCCTGGTGTTCGGCTCGTTCCACACCGCCGCCGCGGCGCTGGAGTGGCTGGCGGCGCATCCGGACTGA
- the serA gene encoding phosphoglycerate dehydrogenase: protein MKVLACDGIHEDGLALFRDAGWEVVVSDPIKEPAALAAALKDVDAILVRSATKVPAEALTDAAQLRVIGRAGAGVDTIDVDAATQRGIAVMNAPDGNTLAAAEHAISLLFALARHIPRADAGMKAGQWPKAGLTGFELEGKKLGVIGLGRIGGTVARKAQGIGMEVAAHDPFLPAAAAGKGSVPLKTLDELLAWADVVTLHIPRTKETTNLLSETSMRSMKKGAYLINAARGGLVDEAALLALIEEGHIAGAALDTFVTEPLPADSALRGNAKLILTPHLGASTSEAQQAVSTILARQIIDFVATGAVAGCVNLPPLTAEAAREVGPWIPLMSSLGRLAARLVPAPTRLDITYAGRTEALDTRPLSRLLVAALLGTASGRVTPVNALQEAAARGLVVSETLGGDGDGFDRLLKLRVVGEDRTREIEATLHRGPRVVRLDGVEIEFDPQAHVLLLRNEDRPGMIGVVGSTLGAAGVNIVNFALGAAGDGQARAAITVDRPVNDEQLAALRATPGILSLAQV from the coding sequence ATGAAAGTGCTGGCCTGCGATGGCATCCACGAAGACGGCCTGGCCCTGTTCCGCGATGCGGGCTGGGAGGTCGTCGTGTCCGATCCGATCAAGGAACCCGCCGCGCTCGCCGCCGCGCTCAAGGACGTGGACGCGATCCTGGTGCGTTCGGCGACCAAGGTGCCGGCCGAAGCGCTGACCGACGCCGCGCAACTGCGCGTGATCGGCCGCGCCGGCGCCGGCGTGGACACCATCGATGTCGATGCCGCCACGCAGCGCGGCATCGCGGTGATGAACGCGCCCGACGGCAACACCCTGGCTGCGGCCGAACACGCCATTTCGCTGCTGTTCGCGCTGGCCCGCCACATCCCGCGCGCCGACGCCGGCATGAAGGCCGGGCAATGGCCCAAGGCCGGGCTCACCGGGTTCGAACTGGAAGGCAAGAAGCTCGGCGTGATCGGCCTGGGCCGCATCGGCGGCACGGTCGCGCGCAAGGCGCAGGGCATCGGCATGGAAGTGGCCGCGCACGATCCGTTCCTGCCCGCCGCCGCCGCCGGCAAGGGCAGCGTGCCGCTGAAGACGCTCGACGAGCTGCTGGCCTGGGCGGACGTGGTCACCCTGCACATCCCGCGCACGAAGGAAACCACCAACCTGCTGTCGGAAACCAGCATGCGCTCGATGAAGAAGGGCGCCTACCTGATCAACGCCGCGCGCGGCGGACTGGTCGATGAAGCCGCGCTGCTGGCGCTGATCGAAGAAGGCCATATCGCCGGCGCCGCGCTCGATACCTTCGTCACCGAACCCTTGCCGGCCGACTCGGCGCTGCGCGGCAATGCCAAGCTGATCCTGACCCCGCATCTGGGCGCATCCACCAGCGAAGCGCAGCAAGCGGTCAGCACGATCCTGGCGCGGCAGATCATCGACTTCGTCGCCACCGGCGCGGTCGCCGGCTGCGTCAATCTGCCGCCGCTGACCGCCGAAGCCGCGCGCGAAGTCGGCCCGTGGATTCCGCTGATGTCGTCGCTGGGCCGCCTCGCCGCGCGTCTGGTACCGGCGCCGACGCGCCTGGATATCACCTACGCCGGCCGCACCGAAGCGCTGGATACGCGGCCGCTGTCGCGTTTGTTGGTCGCCGCATTGCTGGGCACCGCCTCGGGCCGCGTCACGCCGGTCAACGCCTTGCAGGAAGCGGCCGCGCGCGGTCTGGTGGTGTCGGAAACCCTCGGCGGCGACGGCGACGGTTTCGATCGTCTGCTCAAGCTGCGCGTGGTCGGCGAAGACCGCACCCGCGAGATCGAGGCCACCTTGCATCGCGGCCCGCGCGTGGTGCGTCTGGACGGGGTCGAAATCGAATTCGACCCGCAGGCGCACGTGCTGCTGCTGCGCAACGAAGACCGGCCGGGCATGATCGGCGTGGTCGGTTCCACCCTGGGCGCGGCCGGCGTGAATATCGTCAACTTCGCCCTGGGCGCGGCCGGCGACGGCCAGGCGCGCGCGGCGATCACCGTCGACCGTCCGGTCAACGACGAACAGCTCGCCGCGCTGCGCGCGACCCCGGGCATCCTTTCTCTGGCACAGGTGTAA